A portion of the Oncorhynchus gorbuscha isolate QuinsamMale2020 ecotype Even-year linkage group LG07, OgorEven_v1.0, whole genome shotgun sequence genome contains these proteins:
- the dph2 gene encoding 2-(3-amino-3-carboxypropyl)histidine synthase subunit 2, producing the protein MTDAFSTNSELVLQRVLDVTAEKDVHCGNLDEHYQIKATCHFINDHQFKKVALQFPDEVLVDSIAIAAEIEKGTNAKLFILGDTSYGSCCVDEVAAEHVGADCIVHYGRACLSPSSRLPLMYVFERKPVVLETCVSSFRELYPNRQSHVILLYDVNYDHINDDLLALLSSEYPNISASTLHVDGELCYSHGETHGQHNVSSSQCQNGDKVVQQFGRQFVLKSGQTIEDYSVFFIGHEGATMTNFMMTWNRCSFCSFDPATMTGRTESISINKALMKRYYAIERAKDASVVGILVGTLGVANYLTIIEQLKETIHRAGKKSYMFAMGKLNVAKLANFLEIDIYVLIACPENSLLDSSEFYKPVVTPFEMEVACNKKREWSGEYVTDFRDLLPGGSKHVALANPDDVEDGDETDVSLITGALRMTRFSSSEPVSSSHDSSLVLRNQALTVANANTAATFLAGRSWQGLEQKLGETPVVKALEGRKGIAIAYEEEPTIDRDH; encoded by the exons ATGACGGATGCATTCAGCACCAACAGTGAACTGGTTCTTCAGCGCGTGCTGGACGTAACAGCAGAGAAGGATGTTCACTGTGGGAATCTAGATGAGCATTATCAGATCAAGGCGACATGCCATTTCATCAATGATCATCAGTTCAAAAAG GTTGCCTTGCAATTTCCAGATGAGGTGCTGGTTGATTCAATAGCAATTGCTGCAGAGATTGAGAAGGGAACCAATGCAAAACTATTCATCCTTGGAGACACGTCCTATGGCAG TTGTTGTGTAGATGAAGTTGCAGCAGAGCATGTGGGCGCAGACTGCATCGTACACTACGGAAGGGCTTGTCTCAGCCCATCCAGCAGACTCCCTCTGATGTACGTCTTTGAGAGGAAACCTGTGGTCCTGGAGACGTGTGTCTCCTCCTTCAGAGAGCTATACCCCAACAGACAGAGTCACGTCATCCTCTTGTACGATGTCAACTATGATCACATTAATG ACGATCTTCTGGCGCTGCTGTCCTCTGAGTATCCGAACATTTCCGCCTCAACCCTTCACGTGGACGGAGAACTTTGCTACAGTCACGGAGAAACACATGGACAACACAATGTCAGCAGTTCTCAGTGTCAAAACGGTGATAAAGTCGTTCAACAGTTCGGAAGGCAGTTTGTCTTGAAATCTGGACAGACCATTGAGGACTACAGTGTGTTTTTTATCGGCCATGAAGGTGCAACCATGACAAACTTCATGATGACTTGGAACCGCTGCTCTTTCTGCTCTTTTGACCCTGCAACAATGACAGGTCGGACTGAGTCGATCAGTATCAACAAAGCTTTGATGAAGCGATATTACGCAATAGAGAGGGCAAAGGATGCCAGTGTGGTGGGCATTCTTGTGGGTACACTTGGCGTGGCAAACTACCTCACCATCATCGAACAGCTGAAAGAAACCATCCACAGAGCAGGGAAAAAGAGCTACATGTTTGCCATGGGGAAACTGAATGTGGCCAAACTGGCTAACTTTCTTGAGATTGACATTTATGTACTGATCGCATGTCCTGAGAACTCTCTGTTGGACTCCAGTGAGTTCTACAAACCGGTCGTGACCCCCTTTGAAATGGAGGTGGCCTGCAACAAGAAAAGGGAATGGTCAGGAGAGTACGTCACAGACTTCCGCGATCTGCTTCCAG GTGGATCTAAGCATGTGGCCTTGGCGAACCCTGACGATGTCGAGGACGGCGATGAGACTGATGTCTCCCTCATCACCGGAGCTTTACGAATGACCCGCTTCTCGTCCAGTGAGCCAGTGTCTTCCTCACACGACTCCTCACTCGTCCTACGGAACCAGGCGCTCACTGTGGCCAATGCTAACACAGCTG CCACGTTCCTGGCGGGTCGTAGCTGGCAGGGACTGGAGCAGAAACTGGGAGAAACACCGGTGGTGAAAGCATTAGAGGGAAGGAAAGGCATTGCCATTGCCTACGAAGAGGAGCCGACGATTGACAGGGACCATTGA